From a single Collibacillus ludicampi genomic region:
- the nrdR gene encoding transcriptional regulator NrdR, whose translation MRCPFCQHPHSRVIESRASEDHTTIRRRRECEACMKRFTTYEKVEMAPLMVIKKDKRRDEFSREKLLRGVLKACEKRPIPLEQIESLVDQVERELRAEYDKEISSERIGEKVMEKLRVLDGVAYVRFASVYRQFRDVETFANEILGLLNKN comes from the coding sequence GTGCGCTGTCCCTTTTGTCAACATCCCCATTCGCGTGTGATCGAGTCGCGTGCGAGTGAAGACCATACAACGATTCGGCGCAGACGCGAGTGTGAAGCCTGCATGAAAAGGTTTACCACATACGAAAAAGTGGAGATGGCTCCACTGATGGTGATCAAGAAAGACAAACGGCGGGATGAATTTTCGCGCGAAAAGCTGTTGCGCGGTGTATTAAAAGCGTGTGAGAAACGACCGATCCCGCTTGAACAAATCGAATCGCTCGTCGATCAGGTTGAGCGGGAACTGCGAGCAGAATATGATAAGGAAATTTCTTCGGAAAGAATTGGAGAAAAAGTGATGGAGAAATTGCGTGTGTTGGATGGTGTCGCCTATGTGCGGTTCGCCAGCGTCTATCGTCAGTTTAGAGACGTTGAGACATTTGCAAACGAGATCCTTGGGCTGTTGAATAAAAACTAG
- a CDS encoding TIGR01457 family HAD-type hydrolase: MSGQQDHWLQAIEGFLIDLDGTMYRGKEPLPYAKEFVEWLERNHKRYLFVTNNSSKRPEQVAETLISMGIPATPDHVLTSSQATAMFIQEHCDHSPTVHMIGEEGLRTALEEIGCRLVEEEGEYVVVGIDRQFTYEKMKRACDAIQKGAVFIGTNPDKRLPTETGLAPGAGSLARAVSIAAGKDPIWIGKPEARMIEYGMKKIGTVKENTVVIGDNLETDILAGVHAGIRSILVLTGYSKREDICDAEGKPSFVVNDLAELVRCCENA, encoded by the coding sequence ATGAGCGGTCAACAAGACCATTGGTTACAGGCGATTGAGGGATTTCTGATCGACTTGGATGGAACGATGTATCGAGGAAAAGAACCGCTTCCTTACGCGAAAGAGTTTGTCGAATGGTTGGAGCGAAATCACAAACGTTATTTGTTCGTGACCAACAATTCTTCCAAACGTCCCGAACAGGTTGCCGAGACGTTGATAAGTATGGGCATACCTGCAACCCCGGATCATGTATTAACATCCAGCCAAGCGACCGCCATGTTTATTCAAGAACATTGCGATCATTCACCGACTGTCCACATGATTGGTGAAGAAGGGCTGAGGACGGCGCTCGAAGAGATCGGTTGCCGTCTTGTCGAAGAAGAGGGCGAGTATGTTGTCGTCGGCATCGATCGCCAATTTACATATGAAAAAATGAAGCGCGCATGTGACGCGATCCAAAAAGGTGCGGTCTTTATCGGGACAAACCCGGACAAGCGGTTGCCGACAGAAACCGGTTTAGCCCCTGGTGCGGGTTCTTTGGCGAGGGCTGTAAGTATCGCGGCTGGAAAAGACCCGATATGGATCGGCAAACCGGAGGCGCGCATGATCGAATACGGGATGAAAAAAATCGGCACGGTGAAGGAGAACACTGTTGTGATCGGTGATAACCTGGAAACGGATATTCTAGCCGGAGTCCATGCGGGTATTCGTTCGATCCTCGTACTGACAGGATACTCAAAACGGGAAGATATTTGCGACGCGGAGGGAAAACCTTCTTTCGTTGTGAATGATCTCGCTGAACTCGTTCGTTGCTGCGAGAACGCTTGA
- a CDS encoding MBL fold metallo-hydrolase: MQESRYVHRLTVSSPTLLPATTTNVYVITHHGEAIIIDAGYEQEDSTKEIISYIESMGQPQVKAIILTHYHRDHSPGAKALSDHFQCPIWAHAQEVENIHREISPYKVEKALTEGDRIEIGGVPIFVLHTPGHTKGHISLWMEEEKILFVGDNAAGEGSVWIGPPDGDLTHYLQSLQRLKSFHAERLAPGHGHMIHDPDACIDFLITRRLERESQILKLLQSSPLSVSQLVDLIYRDQIHPSVRWAAERTIEGHIMKLLNERRVQIASADRTPKYALSSSLTT; encoded by the coding sequence ATGCAAGAGAGTCGTTATGTTCATCGATTGACCGTCAGCAGCCCCACTCTCTTACCTGCGACAACCACCAATGTCTATGTAATCACGCATCACGGGGAAGCGATTATTATCGACGCGGGTTATGAACAAGAGGATTCAACAAAAGAGATTATCAGCTATATAGAATCAATGGGCCAGCCGCAAGTCAAAGCGATCATCCTCACGCATTACCACCGCGATCACAGTCCTGGTGCCAAAGCGTTATCCGACCACTTTCAATGTCCAATATGGGCTCACGCGCAAGAGGTTGAAAACATCCACCGGGAGATCTCCCCTTACAAGGTGGAGAAAGCACTGACAGAAGGAGACAGGATTGAGATTGGTGGGGTGCCCATCTTCGTACTTCATACTCCGGGACATACGAAAGGACATATCAGCTTATGGATGGAAGAAGAAAAGATCCTATTCGTAGGCGATAATGCAGCCGGAGAAGGAAGTGTGTGGATCGGTCCGCCAGACGGCGATCTGACTCATTATCTTCAAAGTTTACAGCGTCTCAAATCGTTCCACGCTGAACGCTTGGCACCCGGACATGGTCACATGATTCACGATCCGGACGCCTGCATCGACTTTTTGATCACAAGACGGCTGGAGCGGGAGTCACAAATTCTGAAGCTGTTACAATCCTCTCCCCTGTCCGTTTCCCAATTGGTCGATCTGATCTACAGAGACCAGATTCACCCAAGCGTGCGCTGGGCGGCAGAACGGACGATAGAAGGGCACATAATGAAATTGCTAAACGAAAGGCGCGTCCAAATCGCAAGTGCCGATCGAACGCCAAAATATGCCCTTTCTTCTTCGTTGACAACATAG
- a CDS encoding NUDIX hydrolase, which produces MENEQEIRQASTLILMRDRQEGGPCEVFVTKRPETMTFLPGYYVYPGGALEPQDFGKSIASRCTKACTIEDQFLAHRVAAIRECYEEIGVLLARDSHGEWVEDMMYEDVRNRIIQGAESFHEWVIRNGWTLEVDVLLYVGCRVTPKNPTNRRFETRFFMARIPRSKVPKVNEREVIEGMWLTPQEALQAYAQGLMKMAPPTLDSLRYLSRFRTVDEALKYTRKNIPLWN; this is translated from the coding sequence ATGGAAAATGAGCAGGAGATTCGCCAAGCGTCGACTTTGATCTTAATGCGTGACAGACAAGAAGGAGGGCCTTGCGAGGTATTCGTTACGAAGCGCCCCGAGACGATGACGTTTTTGCCCGGGTACTATGTGTATCCGGGAGGTGCTTTGGAACCACAAGACTTTGGTAAGTCAATCGCTTCTCGTTGCACGAAAGCATGCACGATAGAGGATCAATTCTTGGCTCATAGGGTCGCGGCGATTCGCGAATGTTACGAAGAAATCGGGGTTCTTTTGGCGCGCGATTCCCATGGGGAATGGGTCGAAGACATGATGTACGAAGATGTACGCAACAGGATCATTCAAGGGGCGGAATCGTTCCATGAATGGGTGATTCGAAATGGATGGACATTGGAAGTTGACGTTCTCCTTTATGTAGGTTGTCGTGTCACTCCTAAAAATCCGACCAATCGCCGCTTTGAAACGCGTTTTTTTATGGCTCGCATACCGCGCAGCAAGGTGCCGAAGGTGAACGAGCGCGAGGTGATAGAGGGGATGTGGTTGACACCGCAAGAAGCCTTGCAGGCGTATGCACAAGGTCTCATGAAGATGGCACCGCCAACACTCGACAGCTTGCGCTACCTTTCCCGGTTCAGGACTGTCGATGAGGCGTTGAAGTACACGCGAAAGAATATTCCGCTATGGAACTGA
- a CDS encoding 3D domain-containing protein, which produces MGSRRWGMVVSIGLWTLSAFTLPAGAATPETRSAPGQTNTAGADFIQYSVSPDDTLWDIANRYHTTVERLLSLNPNVRPDQLKIGSHLVIPRLHDEAKPVMAEQGKVIITASGERFRVRHVLNCKLTAYTSGYESTGKRPGDPGYGITSSGRVATIGRTIAVDPEVISIGSKVYIEGLGIRYAEDTGGAIKGHHIDVYVGDGGAVKQALEFGVKQDVPVFILED; this is translated from the coding sequence ATGGGAAGTCGACGATGGGGGATGGTTGTATCGATCGGGCTTTGGACCCTTTCGGCTTTCACTCTCCCTGCCGGAGCGGCGACTCCGGAAACTCGGTCTGCTCCCGGACAAACGAACACCGCGGGGGCAGACTTCATCCAATATTCCGTTTCACCGGATGATACCCTATGGGATATCGCCAATCGCTATCACACAACGGTGGAACGCTTGCTCTCCCTCAATCCGAATGTTCGCCCCGATCAATTGAAAATCGGAAGCCATCTGGTCATTCCGCGTTTGCACGATGAAGCGAAACCTGTGATGGCTGAACAAGGGAAAGTGATCATCACAGCATCAGGCGAACGATTTCGCGTTCGCCACGTCCTCAATTGTAAACTGACTGCGTATACATCCGGGTATGAATCAACCGGCAAAAGGCCAGGGGATCCCGGATATGGTATCACGTCCTCAGGACGTGTGGCAACGATCGGAAGAACGATCGCAGTTGATCCCGAAGTGATCTCGATCGGCAGTAAGGTTTATATCGAAGGACTTGGAATCCGTTACGCGGAAGATACGGGCGGTGCCATAAAAGGACATCATATCGATGTTTATGTGGGAGATGGCGGTGCCGTCAAACAAGCGCTCGAGTTCGGCGTCAAACAAGATGTTCCCGTCTTTATATTAGAAGACTGA
- the hepT gene encoding type VII toxin-antitoxin system HepT family RNase toxin: MFITAAHKEEIKKIFTVMERYAENLKRLTNEGRERFLTDPLLQLAAERSLHIAMECVTDVGNLLIDTLIMRDPSSYEDIVQILAEEEVIAKDFASHFLEAVRYRRILVHEYQKIVPDELYEMVRKHSGDFDQYRDSVYTYVGIS, translated from the coding sequence ATGTTCATCACTGCAGCACATAAAGAGGAAATCAAGAAGATCTTCACGGTCATGGAGCGTTATGCGGAGAATTTAAAACGTTTGACAAACGAAGGGCGAGAACGCTTTCTGACCGATCCACTGTTGCAATTAGCGGCAGAACGCTCGTTGCATATCGCTATGGAGTGCGTTACGGATGTCGGAAATCTGCTGATTGATACGTTGATCATGAGAGATCCCAGTTCATATGAAGATATTGTGCAAATTTTGGCAGAAGAGGAAGTCATCGCGAAAGATTTTGCCTCCCACTTCCTCGAAGCTGTCCGTTACCGTCGTATCCTTGTACACGAGTATCAAAAGATCGTGCCTGATGAGCTCTACGAAATGGTGAGAAAACACAGCGGTGATTTTGATCAATACCGGGATTCCGTCTATACATATGTTGGCATATCTTAA
- the thiE gene encoding thiamine phosphate synthase: MKGKNRFQLHIITDGLKQANELIPIVSAAAKGGADYIQLRYKSAPALDLYTLGKVIQPVIKEEQTGLLINDRVDVAQALEANGVHLAAKSLPVRPVRSIVGSEMLIGCSVHSIEEAIEAEKQGASYITYGHIFPTNSKPGLPPRGIDSLKQVIDAVSIPVLAIGGITNENIDQVLATGVAGIAVIGAVMSQDNPFEAARILRQRMDESPFVPKHALPSPFMNPSMP; encoded by the coding sequence ATGAAAGGTAAAAACCGTTTTCAATTACATATAATCACAGATGGTCTTAAACAAGCCAATGAACTGATTCCTATTGTATCCGCAGCAGCCAAGGGAGGGGCCGATTATATTCAGCTTCGTTACAAGTCTGCTCCCGCCCTCGACCTCTATACACTCGGAAAAGTGATTCAACCTGTGATCAAAGAAGAACAGACGGGACTTCTGATCAATGACCGAGTCGATGTCGCACAAGCGCTCGAAGCCAACGGGGTTCATCTCGCGGCCAAGAGTTTGCCCGTTCGTCCGGTACGGTCGATCGTAGGGAGTGAGATGTTGATCGGATGCTCGGTTCACTCCATAGAAGAAGCCATCGAAGCGGAAAAACAGGGAGCAAGTTATATCACGTACGGTCACATTTTTCCGACAAATTCAAAACCGGGACTCCCTCCGCGCGGTATCGACTCACTGAAACAAGTGATCGACGCGGTCTCCATACCTGTTCTGGCCATCGGTGGAATTACAAATGAAAATATCGATCAGGTGCTCGCTACCGGGGTTGCGGGCATCGCCGTCATCGGAGCCGTGATGTCACAGGATAACCCGTTTGAAGCGGCCCGTATTCTGCGACAGCGGATGGATGAAAGCCCGTTCGTCCCGAAGCACGCACTTCCTTCACCGTTCATGAACCCTTCCATGCCGTGA
- the thiO gene encoding glycine oxidase ThiO encodes MNSRADVIIIGGGVIGSAIAYFLAKEGVKPLVIEKRKAGQATCAAGGMLGAQVEMSEPGPLFDLAVKSRSLFSQIQEELYEISKVDIELNRTGMLRIAVSEEDRNELLGRIPWQTKAGYRAIWLEDKDLRQECGDFISSTYGALFLPDDYQVRSPRYLRALIEAAVVLGATFVEETEVIGFVCEGERICGVKTLNGEYYADQVVIATGAWSGLLASYLGIEIPVYPQKGQSIFVDTTPHVSEYTIYTHGTYIIPKANGQTYIGATAEKAGFDSRPTLQNIERLTTSATRLMPALSRSFFAGTITGFRPASHDGLPYIGRLPQYEGLYAATGHWRNGILLSAITGQSMAELLLNRATSISLAPFSPERLFHTKDTPVVSDSVSNSIR; translated from the coding sequence ATGAATTCGAGAGCAGATGTCATCATCATCGGCGGGGGCGTGATCGGTAGCGCGATCGCCTATTTTCTCGCGAAAGAAGGGGTGAAACCGCTCGTCATCGAAAAAAGAAAAGCGGGACAAGCAACTTGTGCAGCCGGCGGTATGCTCGGTGCACAAGTCGAGATGAGCGAGCCGGGGCCGCTTTTCGACCTCGCGGTAAAGAGCCGCTCCTTGTTTTCACAGATACAAGAAGAACTCTATGAGATCTCTAAAGTGGATATCGAGTTGAACCGTACAGGCATGTTGCGAATCGCTGTATCTGAAGAAGACCGCAATGAACTTCTCGGACGCATCCCTTGGCAAACGAAAGCCGGATATCGAGCCATATGGTTGGAAGACAAAGATTTACGCCAGGAATGCGGAGATTTCATATCTTCTACATACGGGGCCCTTTTCCTTCCGGATGATTATCAAGTGCGCAGCCCCCGGTACTTACGGGCTCTCATAGAGGCAGCCGTCGTTTTAGGAGCCACTTTTGTTGAGGAAACGGAGGTCATCGGTTTTGTTTGCGAAGGAGAACGGATCTGCGGTGTCAAGACGTTAAACGGCGAATATTACGCGGATCAAGTCGTGATTGCTACAGGCGCATGGAGCGGTCTCCTCGCTTCCTATCTCGGGATTGAGATTCCCGTGTATCCGCAAAAAGGACAATCGATTTTCGTTGACACGACACCACATGTGTCCGAGTACACCATTTACACACATGGGACTTACATCATACCTAAAGCCAACGGACAAACCTATATCGGGGCAACCGCCGAAAAAGCCGGTTTTGATTCACGTCCTACTTTGCAAAATATCGAGCGTTTGACAACATCGGCCACCCGATTGATGCCTGCTCTCTCCCGGAGTTTCTTTGCAGGTACCATTACAGGGTTTCGCCCGGCGTCACATGACGGTCTTCCCTATATCGGAAGACTCCCTCAGTATGAAGGGCTGTATGCAGCAACCGGCCACTGGAGAAATGGTATTCTTTTATCCGCAATCACCGGTCAGTCCATGGCTGAACTTCTACTCAACCGAGCGACTTCCATCTCGCTCGCACCGTTCTCTCCGGAGCGATTGTTCCATACCAAAGATACACCGGTTGTTTCCGACTCGGTCAGTAACTCGATCAGATAA
- a CDS encoding GntR family transcriptional regulator, translated as MPFPIVRKNGIPLYIQVKEAVLAEIKNGRWKTGDKLPTERELSEKLKVSRNTVSQAYQELEAEGVLMSVQGRGTFVCDRDDAVRIENRKDLLMKIIDVAMEEGLQLGFSIEEFVELTNLRARQKMELLNQVRVCFIECNREQVEYFAKRLEFGSGISITPIVLDDLRDNMDQFLPILTAADLLITTFFHYEEVKELLGQRKNVLAIALDPQMETIVRIARIPAGKRVGLVCRSDNFASKVLLALKTAGLDGMDIKVSHESDPDRLREFVANLDVIIVSPGRRREVEAFATRRHDIIEFVFTPDVASINLLRAALIDIRRQ; from the coding sequence ATGCCCTTTCCGATCGTACGCAAGAACGGCATTCCTTTGTATATTCAAGTGAAAGAAGCGGTGCTTGCCGAGATCAAGAACGGTCGATGGAAAACTGGAGATAAACTCCCCACTGAGCGGGAATTGTCTGAGAAGCTTAAAGTCAGCCGGAATACAGTGAGCCAAGCATATCAAGAATTGGAAGCCGAAGGTGTACTCATGTCTGTGCAAGGCAGAGGCACATTCGTCTGCGACCGTGATGATGCTGTGCGCATTGAAAACCGGAAAGACCTTCTCATGAAAATCATCGATGTAGCGATGGAAGAAGGGCTTCAACTTGGTTTTTCCATTGAAGAGTTTGTCGAACTTACCAATCTGCGCGCACGCCAAAAGATGGAACTCCTGAATCAAGTAAGGGTTTGTTTTATCGAATGCAACCGCGAACAAGTGGAATATTTCGCTAAGCGGTTGGAATTTGGTTCAGGAATCAGTATCACTCCGATCGTTCTGGATGATCTGCGCGACAATATGGATCAGTTTCTTCCTATTCTCACAGCGGCTGATCTCTTGATCACCACTTTCTTTCATTACGAAGAAGTGAAAGAGCTGTTGGGACAGCGGAAGAATGTGCTTGCAATCGCTCTGGATCCGCAAATGGAAACGATCGTTCGGATTGCGCGAATTCCTGCAGGCAAACGAGTCGGATTGGTCTGCCGCTCCGACAATTTCGCGTCAAAAGTTTTACTGGCTTTGAAAACGGCTGGTCTCGACGGAATGGACATCAAAGTGAGCCATGAGTCCGATCCTGACAGACTGCGTGAGTTTGTAGCCAATCTGGACGTCATCATCGTTTCGCCGGGAAGACGCCGTGAAGTCGAAGCGTTCGCTACCCGCCGCCACGACATCATTGAATTCGTCTTTACACCAGATGTGGCTTCCATTAATTTGTTGCGCGCGGCTTTAATTGATATTCGGCGACAATAA
- a CDS encoding 2-oxoacid:acceptor oxidoreductase subunit alpha, whose amino-acid sequence MLDQLSWKVGGQQGEGIDSTGNTFAIALNRQGYYIYGYRHFSSRIKGGHTNYKIRVSTKQRLASADQLDMLLAFDQETIDFNAHELREGGIIIADSKFNPVVPEGKNIRFYSVPFTKLAEEAGSSIMKNMVALGASACILGLTPELFESIISDRFSRKGQKVVEQNMEAVRKGFNFIQQEGGAIEEFRLEKGDGKKRLFMMGNDALALGALAAGSRIMPAYPITPASDVMEYLIKKFPKVGGHVIQTEDEIAAITMTIGANFAGVRAHTATSGPGLSLMMEAIGLAGMTETPVVIMDTQRGGPSTGLPTKHEHSDFLAALFGTHGEIPKIVLAPATAEECFYFTIDAFNYAEQYQCPVIVMTDLALSMADQSVEPFDYDRIKIDRGKLATEEELAAVAQGELFKRYKFTEDGISPRVFPGQKGGIHHVTGVEHNEVGRPSEDAANRTKMMDKRLGKLKGVKLSNAVSYTGPEQADLLVIGIGSTIGVIDEAVERLTAEGKRVAHAHVRVLSPFPTEELQNYVNHAKQVLVVENNATGQLKHLMQMFGVKGEFKSLLKYDGNPYLPFEVYNHCKELV is encoded by the coding sequence ATGTTGGATCAACTTTCTTGGAAAGTTGGGGGTCAGCAAGGTGAAGGTATCGATTCAACAGGTAATACCTTCGCGATTGCATTGAACAGACAAGGATATTACATCTACGGGTATCGTCACTTTTCTTCCCGTATCAAAGGCGGTCATACGAACTACAAAATTCGTGTCAGCACAAAACAACGTTTGGCAAGTGCCGATCAGCTCGACATGCTGCTCGCCTTCGATCAGGAAACGATCGATTTCAACGCGCATGAGTTGCGTGAGGGCGGCATTATCATCGCCGATTCCAAATTCAACCCTGTTGTGCCGGAAGGTAAGAACATCCGTTTCTATAGTGTTCCATTCACAAAGTTAGCCGAGGAAGCCGGTTCATCCATTATGAAGAACATGGTTGCTCTCGGTGCTTCTGCATGCATTTTGGGGTTGACCCCGGAACTGTTCGAAAGCATTATCTCTGATCGCTTCTCGCGTAAAGGCCAGAAAGTGGTCGAGCAAAATATGGAAGCTGTACGTAAAGGCTTCAATTTTATCCAACAGGAAGGCGGCGCAATCGAGGAATTCCGTCTTGAAAAAGGTGACGGAAAAAAACGATTGTTCATGATGGGTAACGATGCATTAGCGCTCGGGGCGTTGGCTGCCGGTTCCCGTATCATGCCAGCATATCCGATCACTCCGGCTTCAGACGTCATGGAATATCTCATTAAAAAGTTCCCGAAAGTCGGTGGCCATGTTATTCAAACGGAAGATGAAATCGCTGCCATCACAATGACCATCGGTGCCAACTTCGCGGGTGTCCGCGCTCATACGGCTACATCCGGTCCTGGACTCTCTTTGATGATGGAAGCGATTGGCTTGGCGGGGATGACAGAAACGCCTGTTGTCATTATGGATACACAGCGTGGCGGTCCTTCCACAGGTTTGCCGACCAAACATGAGCATTCCGACTTCCTGGCTGCACTGTTCGGTACACACGGTGAAATTCCGAAAATCGTACTGGCTCCTGCAACCGCTGAAGAATGTTTCTATTTCACGATTGACGCGTTTAACTATGCGGAACAATATCAATGTCCTGTGATCGTTATGACCGACTTGGCGCTTTCAATGGCTGATCAGAGCGTTGAGCCGTTTGACTATGATCGCATCAAAATTGACCGCGGTAAGCTGGCTACAGAAGAAGAACTTGCTGCAGTTGCGCAAGGCGAACTGTTCAAACGCTATAAGTTTACGGAAGACGGAATTTCACCTCGCGTGTTCCCGGGGCAAAAAGGCGGTATTCACCACGTCACCGGTGTTGAACACAACGAAGTGGGACGCCCGAGTGAAGATGCAGCGAACCGTACGAAAATGATGGATAAGCGTTTGGGTAAATTAAAAGGTGTCAAATTGTCGAATGCCGTCAGCTATACGGGTCCGGAACAAGCGGATTTACTCGTCATCGGTATCGGCTCAACCATAGGCGTCATTGATGAAGCGGTCGAAAGGCTCACGGCAGAAGGCAAACGAGTGGCTCATGCTCACGTTCGCGTTCTCTCACCGTTCCCGACCGAGGAACTGCAAAACTATGTAAATCACGCAAAACAAGTACTCGTTGTCGAAAATAATGCGACCGGCCAATTGAAACACCTCATGCAGATGTTCGGAGTGAAAGGTGAATTCAAGTCATTACTCAAATACGACGGTAACCCGTATCTCCCATTCGAAGTGTACAACCATTGCAAGGAGCTGGTGTAA
- a CDS encoding 2-oxoacid:ferredoxin oxidoreductase subunit beta has translation MATVKDFRNNVRPNWCPGCGDFSVQAAIQRALAELGKEPHEVAVISGIGCSGRISGYINSYGMHSIHGRALPVAQGVKLANRDLTVIAAGGDGDGFGIGLNHFMHAVRRNMDITYIVMDNQIYGLTKGQTSPTSAHGFKNKTTPEGNIEHSLTPASVALGAGITFLAQGFSSDINQLVRLVKEAIQHKGFSLLNVFSPCVTYNKLNTYDWYKEHIVNLDNVEGYDPTNRAGAMAKVVETNGLCTGVIYKEEKPAYEDLIPGYKETPLVHQDLTLDRDLFEKALAEFA, from the coding sequence ATGGCTACAGTAAAAGATTTTCGTAACAATGTTCGTCCTAACTGGTGCCCGGGTTGTGGTGACTTCTCCGTACAAGCGGCCATTCAACGTGCACTTGCGGAACTCGGCAAAGAGCCCCACGAGGTTGCAGTCATTTCCGGTATCGGTTGCTCCGGCCGTATCTCCGGTTATATCAACTCTTATGGAATGCACTCGATTCACGGACGTGCACTTCCTGTCGCTCAGGGCGTAAAGCTCGCCAATCGCGATTTGACAGTGATTGCTGCAGGCGGTGACGGTGACGGCTTTGGTATCGGTTTGAACCACTTCATGCATGCGGTTCGCCGTAACATGGATATCACCTACATCGTTATGGATAACCAAATCTACGGTTTAACGAAAGGGCAAACTTCACCAACTTCGGCACACGGATTCAAGAACAAAACAACACCGGAAGGTAACATCGAACACTCTCTGACACCAGCTTCTGTAGCTCTCGGTGCCGGGATTACGTTCCTTGCACAAGGCTTCTCGAGCGATATCAACCAACTCGTGCGTCTCGTGAAAGAAGCCATTCAGCATAAAGGATTCTCTTTGTTAAATGTGTTCTCACCCTGTGTCACATACAACAAGTTGAATACGTACGACTGGTATAAAGAACACATCGTCAACCTCGACAACGTGGAAGGATATGATCCGACCAACCGTGCAGGCGCGATGGCAAAAGTCGTAGAAACAAACGGTTTGTGCACGGGCGTCATTTATAAAGAAGAGAAACCGGCTTACGAAGATCTGATTCCTGGTTACAAAGAAACTCCTCTTGTTCATCAAGATCTCACACTGGATCGTGACTTATTCGAAAAAGCTTTGGCCGAATTTGCGTAA
- a CDS encoding alanine racemase, whose amino-acid sequence MVVHYEKMIRNLDRMAAFARAYRVRLRPHGKTHKMPQIAKMQLERGAAGITVAKIGEAEVMAAHGCDDILIAYPLIGNEKVERLLALARTVRVSTLVDSFEGAKALSDAFLRERMRLPVYVKIDSGLHRCGVQPGEEAAQLVRHVVSLPGLQFLGLLTHAGHAYAAKDARDLQRIGQGEADCLIETAEILRKEGIAVQEISVGSTPTVRISGAVTGVTEIRPGNYVFHDMTQVRLGVATEEDCALRVWARVVSRPNKNVLVLDSGAKTLALDRGAHGVEGVSGYGRIVGYPDCVIERLSEEHAVVKVPDDCPLSIGDVVEIIPNHACPVVNLTDQVYVIREGQSAEVWRVEARGKTS is encoded by the coding sequence GTGGTGGTACATTATGAGAAAATGATCAGGAATCTTGACAGAATGGCGGCGTTTGCGCGGGCGTACCGTGTTCGCCTGCGCCCGCATGGAAAGACGCACAAAATGCCGCAAATCGCGAAGATGCAGTTGGAGCGCGGAGCAGCCGGGATTACAGTAGCCAAGATCGGAGAAGCGGAAGTGATGGCTGCACACGGGTGTGATGATATTCTCATCGCCTATCCGCTCATCGGCAATGAAAAGGTTGAACGTTTGCTGGCTCTCGCGCGTACCGTTCGTGTCTCTACTTTGGTAGATTCTTTCGAGGGAGCAAAAGCGTTATCCGATGCTTTCTTACGTGAGAGAATGCGTCTCCCCGTCTATGTAAAAATCGATAGTGGCTTACACCGCTGCGGAGTACAGCCGGGGGAAGAAGCCGCACAATTGGTTCGTCACGTGGTATCTTTGCCGGGTCTTCAATTTCTGGGATTACTCACGCATGCAGGTCATGCGTACGCGGCAAAAGATGCGCGAGATTTGCAACGAATCGGTCAGGGAGAAGCCGATTGCCTCATAGAAACAGCTGAAATTTTGCGTAAAGAAGGAATTGCAGTACAAGAGATTTCAGTCGGTTCGACCCCAACCGTGCGTATCAGCGGTGCTGTCACGGGCGTAACAGAGATCCGTCCGGGAAATTATGTATTCCATGACATGACACAGGTCCGGCTTGGGGTAGCTACTGAAGAGGATTGCGCACTAAGAGTATGGGCTCGTGTTGTCAGTCGCCCGAACAAAAATGTACTGGTGTTGGATAGCGGTGCGAAAACATTGGCACTCGACCGCGGAGCGCATGGTGTGGAAGGGGTTAGCGGCTATGGAAGAATCGTCGGCTATCCGGATTGTGTGATCGAGCGTCTTTCGGAAGAGCATGCGGTTGTAAAAGTACCCGATGATTGTCCGCTTTCTATAGGAGACGTGGTTGAGATTATCCCGAATCACGCTTGTCCTGTGGTCAATCTTACGGATCAAGTGTATGTGATACGGGAGGGACAATCAGCAGAGGTCTGGCGGGTGGAAGCTAGAGGAAAAACGAGCTGA